Below is a window of Veillonella rodentium DNA.
ATCCGAGGATGCTCATGATAAGGCACGTTTGCAGTCCGTTATGTATCATTTGGCAGAGGCATTGCGTATCATCGCTATTTTGGTAAGCCCTGTTATCCCTGTAGGGGCACCTAAAATCTGGGATCAGTTGGGCCTTGCGGGATTCAGTGATGCTACCCTTGATGATGCAAAGGTATGGGGTGCGTTGCCGACGGGGACTAAGGTTGTGAAAGGCGAGCCGATTTACCCTCGCTTTGAAGTACCTGAAATGATTGAGACGGCACCGGTTGAAGCCGACGCGGAAACAGTTGATACATCCGACATTCCACCATTAAAAGACAATATTACATATGACGATTTTGAAAAATTAGACCTTCGCGTAGCTAAAGTTGTCAGTTGTGAAAAGGTTCCGAAATCCAAGAAACTGTTGAAGTTCGTATTGGATATCGGTTTAGAGCAGCGCACCGTACTAAGCGGTATTTCCCAGTATTATGAACCGGAAATGATGGTCGGTAAAAAGGTGATTTACCTGGTGAACCTTGCACCGAAAAAGATGATGGGCATCGAATCAAATGGTATGATTTTGTCCGCTTCCGACTGGGAAGAACATTTGGAGGTCACCAATATCGAGTCGTTACCGGCAGGGAGTGTGGTTAAATAATGAAACTCTTCGATAGTCATGCTCATGTTAATGACGGCCGTTTCGATAATGACCGGGCAGATATGTTACAAGCTTGTTTTGATGCAGGGGTTGAATATATCCTGATTCCCGGTGTTGACAGGGAGACCGTTGAATCCGGTGTTGCGTTAGCGGAACAATATAAACAGCTGTATGCGGCAGTAGGGACTCATCCTCATGAATCTAAAGATTTTACGGATGAGGATTATGAGTTTTATAAGGAGCAGGCCTTGCATAATGATAAGGTTCGCGCTATCGGTGAAATCGGTCTCGATTACTATTATGATTTTTCCGATAGGGATACGCAAAAGCGTGTATTCATCCGACATCTGGAACTGGCTCGAGACGTCGATTTGCCGATTATTATTCATGACCGTGATGCACATGGTGATATCATGGATATTTTGCGTAATGAGGGCAAGGATAACTGGGGGATATTTCACTGCTATTCGGGCAGTTGGGAAATGGCGAAGGAAGCCATCAAGATGGGCTTTTATATTTCCTTTGCCGGTCCCGTTGTATTCCCTAAGTCCACTAATTTAAAGGACGTGGCAAGACAGATTCCGTTAGATCGAATCCTCATTGAAACGGATTCGCCGTATTTGACGCCGCCTCCATTTAGAGGCCGTCGTAACGATCCGAGCAAGACTCAATTTGTGGCGGAGGAGATTGCGAATCTTAAAGGGATGGACGTAGATGAGTTCTGTGACATCACCTTTAATAATGCTAAA
It encodes the following:
- a CDS encoding TatD family hydrolase, with product MKLFDSHAHVNDGRFDNDRADMLQACFDAGVEYILIPGVDRETVESGVALAEQYKQLYAAVGTHPHESKDFTDEDYEFYKEQALHNDKVRAIGEIGLDYYYDFSDRDTQKRVFIRHLELARDVDLPIIIHDRDAHGDIMDILRNEGKDNWGIFHCYSGSWEMAKEAIKMGFYISFAGPVVFPKSTNLKDVARQIPLDRILIETDSPYLTPPPFRGRRNDPSKTQFVAEEIANLKGMDVDEFCDITFNNAKRVFDIE